From Microbacterium sp. 10M-3C3:
GACGCTGCTGCTCGGCCTGATACTTCTCCATCGACACGACCTTGCCGTTCGCGTCGATCGCCTTGCCCTTGCGCGCGAGGCGCTCCTCACGGGCCTTGGCGGCGTCGGAGCCGGGAGTCGGCATCTCACGGATGACGATGAACTGCTGCACCATCGTCCACAGGTTGCTGATGAACCAGTAGATGACCACGCCGAGCGGGAAGAAGACGCCCGAGAAGATGAAGGCCAGCGGCAGGATGTAGAGCATGATGCGCTGCATCTGGTAGGCCTGGCCGGTCTTGGCCTCGGGGGAGAGGTTCTTCGAGATGATCTGCAGCTGGGTGAAGAACTGCGACGCGATCATCAGCACCACGAGGATCGCGAGGATGATGACGGCAGAGGTGTTGCCGTTCGACCACGCCGTCGTGAGGTTCTCGTGGAGCGACGCGCTGCCGAAGAGGTCGGCGTCGTAGAACTGCTGCGTCAGCTCCGAGTCGAGCAGGCCGACACCGCCGATGCCGGCGGCCGCGTGCTTGGCCACGTCGTTCAGCACGCTGAACAGCGCGAAGAAGATCGGCATCTGCACCAGGAGCGGCAGACAGCTCGACACCGGGGTCGTGCCGTGCTTCTTGTACAGCGCCATCGTCTCGCGGCTCATCGCCTCGCGAGAGAGCTGATCCTTCTTGCCCCGATACTTCTCTTGAACTTTCCGCAGTTCAGGAGCAATTTCCATCATCTTCCGCTGGCTCTTGATCTGCCGCACGAAGAGAGGGATGAGCGCCGAGCGCACGACGATGACGAGGCCCACGATGGAGAGCACCCACGTGATGCCCTCGGCAGCCGGCAGACCGATCGCGGTGAAGACGGCGTGCCACGCCACCAGCACGAGCTCGACGAGCCACTTCAGCGGCCACAAGACGATTCCGATGAGATCCGGCACGGATCAATCCTTTCCAGGGGGCACGACGAATCCGTGCGGAGTGAGCTCGTAGCGGAAATCGCGATGCGGCTTCACATCGTCGATGCCGCCCTGAGCCCAGGGGTGGCAGCGCGCCAGACGTGCCGCCGTCAGCGCCACGCCCTTGAGCAGCCCGTGTTGCTGGACCGCCCCGACGGCGTACGCCGAACACGACGGATAGTACTTGCACACATCGCCGTAAACATGGGAGATGGTTGCGCGATAGCCGTGAAGCAGCGCGAGCCCGAGGTTGCGCGGAACGAGGGGGAGCGAGGCCGGCAACCGCGACGGCGCGAGGTGCCCATGACCGACGTAGGCGGTGGGAAGAGTCGACGTGCTCATGCGGCCGCCTTCCGTCGCAGGCAGCGCTGCACGTCGTCGCGGAGTGCCGCGTAGTCGGCGGATGCAGCGCCCGGCAGCGCGCGGATCACCACGTCTGCCCCGGGGCGCACCCACGGCAGAGCTTCGGCCGTGATCGCCTTCAGCCGACGCCGCACGGTGTTACGGACGACGGCGGTGCCGACC
This genomic window contains:
- the yidC gene encoding membrane protein insertase YidC; this encodes MPDLIGIVLWPLKWLVELVLVAWHAVFTAIGLPAAEGITWVLSIVGLVIVVRSALIPLFVRQIKSQRKMMEIAPELRKVQEKYRGKKDQLSREAMSRETMALYKKHGTTPVSSCLPLLVQMPIFFALFSVLNDVAKHAAAGIGGVGLLDSELTQQFYDADLFGSASLHENLTTAWSNGNTSAVIILAILVVLMIASQFFTQLQIISKNLSPEAKTGQAYQMQRIMLYILPLAFIFSGVFFPLGVVIYWFISNLWTMVQQFIVIREMPTPGSDAAKAREERLARKGKAIDANGKVVSMEKYQAEQQRLLEEAEKARAAAPKRQQPVGKQRAKKQQQPGRRPATPDSPAS
- the yidD gene encoding membrane protein insertion efficiency factor YidD — its product is MSTSTLPTAYVGHGHLAPSRLPASLPLVPRNLGLALLHGYRATISHVYGDVCKYYPSCSAYAVGAVQQHGLLKGVALTAARLARCHPWAQGGIDDVKPHRDFRYELTPHGFVVPPGKD
- the rnpA gene encoding ribonuclease P protein component, with the translated sequence MLAKPNRLTRGSDYKVVVRRGARCAGAHTVTYVGDAGGSSQARFGFIVSRQVGTAVVRNTVRRRLKAITAEALPWVRPGADVVIRALPGAASADYAALRDDVQRCLRRKAAA